The Coriobacteriia bacterium genome window below encodes:
- a CDS encoding NYN domain-containing protein: MAEEAHSLAVFIDFENIALGLAPRNGGRRAKITEVLNFQKVLERLVEKGKVVAKRAYADWARFSEYTTVLHELGIELTEIPERGKTGKNSADIRLVVDAMELSYAKEHIDTFVIVSGDSDFTPLVLRLKENGKTVIGVGMKDSTSDLLAANCDEFIYYEDIGAAAGAPKISDTVPTAKQPAFTLLFETIEALQRENVGAMHSSLLKDTMKRKQPQFSESSYGYRSFTQLLEDAQKMGFITLHKDTRSGTYVVEGFA, encoded by the coding sequence GTGGCTGAAGAAGCGCACTCGCTCGCTGTTTTCATAGATTTCGAGAACATCGCCTTGGGCCTGGCTCCGCGCAATGGCGGAAGGCGCGCCAAGATCACCGAGGTGCTCAACTTCCAGAAGGTGCTTGAGAGGCTCGTTGAAAAGGGTAAGGTCGTCGCCAAGCGCGCGTATGCCGACTGGGCGCGGTTCTCGGAGTACACGACTGTTCTGCATGAGCTGGGCATTGAACTCACCGAGATCCCCGAGCGCGGCAAGACCGGCAAGAACTCGGCCGACATAAGGCTCGTGGTCGACGCGATGGAGCTTTCCTACGCCAAGGAGCACATCGACACCTTCGTGATCGTGTCGGGCGACAGCGACTTCACGCCGCTCGTGCTGCGGCTGAAAGAAAACGGTAAGACGGTCATCGGCGTGGGGATGAAGGACTCGACGAGCGATCTGTTGGCCGCCAACTGCGACGAATTCATCTACTACGAGGACATTGGTGCGGCCGCAGGAGCGCCCAAGATCAGCGACACGGTGCCGACGGCGAAGCAGCCCGCGTTCACGCTGCTCTTCGAGACGATCGAGGCGCTGCAGCGCGAGAATGTGGGCGCCATGCACTCGTCGCTCCTGAAAGACACGATGAAGCGCAAGCAGCCGCAGTTCTCGGAATCGTCCTACGGTTACCGATCGTTCACGCAGTTGCTTGAGGACGCTCAGAAGATGGGCTTCATCACGCTGCACAAAGACACGCGCTCCGGCACCTACGTGGTGGAGGGCTTCGCCTGA
- a CDS encoding glutaredoxin family protein: MTGNTLSTSDSGTAPKVVMYCRTWCGDCSRARRWLEARGIDYIEIDVESDPGAHARAAAHNEGRLHTPTFEIGDGVCVDFHPDKLERLLGL; the protein is encoded by the coding sequence ATGACCGGGAACACCCTTTCTACCAGCGACTCCGGCACCGCACCGAAAGTCGTCATGTACTGCCGGACGTGGTGCGGCGATTGCTCCCGCGCGCGCAGGTGGCTGGAAGCTCGCGGCATCGACTATATCGAGATCGACGTCGAATCCGATCCGGGTGCGCATGCCCGCGCCGCTGCCCACAACGAAGGCCGACTGCACACGCCCACCTTCGAGATCGGCGACGGCGTCTGCGTCGACTTCCATCCTGACAAGCTGGAACGCCTGCTCGGCCTCTAG
- a CDS encoding flavodoxin family protein — MRVVAINGSARKGGNTALLIEAALAPLREAGIECELIELAGKDVRGCTACGRCRELRDGQCHGRKDFGNDVIDAVRDADAIILGSPTYFADVTAEMKAIIDRVGYVSRGNGNTLARKPAAAVVSMRRAGGMHAFTSINNFFLINEMIVVGSSYWNVGFGGAKGEVVGDAEGMGTMRRLGENMAWLLGHLGE; from the coding sequence ATGAGAGTTGTCGCAATCAACGGGTCCGCTCGCAAAGGCGGGAACACGGCGCTGCTTATCGAGGCCGCGCTCGCACCGCTTCGCGAGGCGGGCATCGAGTGTGAGCTCATCGAGCTTGCGGGCAAGGACGTCCGCGGGTGCACGGCATGCGGACGCTGCCGCGAACTTCGCGATGGGCAGTGCCACGGGCGCAAGGACTTCGGGAACGACGTTATCGATGCCGTGCGTGACGCCGACGCGATCATCCTCGGCAGCCCTACGTACTTCGCCGATGTCACCGCCGAGATGAAGGCGATCATCGACCGGGTGGGTTACGTCTCGCGCGGCAACGGCAACACGCTTGCGCGCAAACCCGCCGCGGCGGTGGTGTCGATGCGCCGCGCCGGCGGAATGCACGCATTCACGAGCATCAACAACTTCTTCCTCATCAACGAGATGATCGTGGTGGGCTCGTCGTACTGGAATGTCGGCTTCGGCGGAGCCAAAGGCGAGGTCGTCGGCGACGCCGAGGGCATGGGCACCATGCGCCGCTTGGGCGAGAACATGGCCTGGCTGCTCGGCCACCTCGGCGAGTAG